In the genome of Spodoptera frugiperda isolate SF20-4 chromosome 22, AGI-APGP_CSIRO_Sfru_2.0, whole genome shotgun sequence, one region contains:
- the LOC118279654 gene encoding probable inactive tRNA-specific adenosine deaminase-like protein 3 has product MTEVTEPPTKKPKMAEASLENFIENIKNSKKNLMAILSDEFTKPTQFTQVYVGGVNNVQDLSKIIMTLNEKLPLKELQHLKRARKHEVILCSVQYLNTQTQKTIQEYIKEDVYELKDAFKYFKVTSLPAVPPKLKKQQQEFSRVWSCNFHPNAYLEKLCGDQFFSINELIEHRCYMAIAFEVANYYLSKLKDNLLMSDVSESNVNATVVVDPTIKSVVAISYDNRENHPTQHSAMLAIDNVAKTQNGGAWNTADKSGIDNELQSHIKKKFANVKFGTRNYLTKEVLNEQKKNASESPYLCTGYYVYMIREPCVMCSMGLVHARANRVFFCFKNNLKGALSSKTKLHCVPSLNHHFEVFTEFL; this is encoded by the coding sequence ATGACGGAGGTAACAGAACCTCCCACCAAAAAGCCTAAGATGGCAGAAGCTTCGTTAgaaaatttcatagaaaatatcaagAATTCAAAAAAGAACCTCATGGCAATCCTAAGCGATGAATTCACCAAACCTACTCAGTTTACACAAGTTTACGTTGGCGGCGTAAACAATGTCCAAGATTTATCTAAGATTATAATGACTTTGAACGAGAAATTGCCTCTTAAAGAACTCCAGCACCTCAAAAGGGCCCGCAAACATGAAGTTATCCTGTGCTCCGTACAATATTTGAATACGCAAACACAAAAAACTATTCAAGAATACATCAAAGAAGATGTATATGAACTAAAGGATgcgtttaaatatttcaaagttacGAGTTTGCCTGCAGTGCCACCGAAACTAAAGAAACAACAACAAGAATTCAGCAGAGTTTGGTCCTGTAACTTTCATCCTAATGCATATCTAGAGAAATTGTGCGGAGACCAATTCTTTTCAATAAATGAACTTATAGAACATCGGTGTTACATGGCCATTGCGTTTGAAGTAGCCaattattacttaagtaaattaaaagacAATTTATTAATGTCCGATGTTTCCGAGAGCAATGTTAATGCTACTGTAGTGGTAGATCCAACAATAAAGTCAGTAGTAGCAATTTCTTATGATAATAGAGAAAACCATCCAACCCAACATTCAGCCATGCTAGCCATAGATAATGTAGCGAAAACTCAAAATGGCGGCGCGTGGAACACAGCTGACAAGTCGGGAATAGACAATGAGTTGCAGagtcacattaaaaaaaagtttgcaAACGTCAAATTTGGCACCAGAAATTATTTGACGAAGGAGGTTTTGAATGAACAGAAGAAAAATGCTTCGGAGAGCCCGTATTTGTGTACTGGGTATTATGTTTACATGATTAGGGAGCCCTGTGTCATGTGTTCTATGGGTTTAGTCCACGCCAGGGCGAACAGGGTATTTTTCTGCTTTAAAAATAACCTCAAAGGAGCACTAAGTTCTAAAACTAAGCTACACTGTGTGCCATCATTGAATCATCACTTTGAAGTGTTTACAgaatttttatag
- the LOC126912114 gene encoding neuropeptide SIFamide-like, giving the protein MRFILALFFLAIVYCIHHADAATYRKPPFNGSIFGKRGVVEYDSTGRALSALCEIAAETCQAWYQTLDN; this is encoded by the exons ATGCGTTTCATCCTGGCTCTGTTCTTCCTCGCCATCGTCTACTGCATCCACCATGCTGATGCTGCCACTTACAGGAAGCCGCCTTTCAATGGCTCCATTTTCGGAAAGAGGGGTGTTGTTG AGTACGACTCTACTGGCAGAGCTTTGTCGGCGTTGTGCGAAATTGCCGCTGAAACATGCCAGGCGTGGTACCAGACTTtggataattaa
- the LOC118279669 gene encoding neuropeptide IMFamide encodes MSGDMMRFTIGVVCVVAVLLSLAEVSEANYKNAPMNGIMFGKRGPTEYDQRSKTFTALCEIATEACQAWFPSPENK; translated from the exons ATGTCCGGAGACATGATGCGTTTTACCATTGGCGTCGTCTGCGTGGTGGCTGTCCTTCTCTCCCTGGCTGAAGTCAGCGAAGCCAACTACAAGAACGCACCCATGAATGGCATCATGTTCGGCAAAAGGGGACCTACTG AATACGACCAACGTAGCAAGACCTTCACGGCTCTGTGCGAGATAGCTACCGAGGCGTGCCAGGCATGGTTCCCCTCTCCTGAAAACAAGTGA